The genomic window gccgCCACCGTCCGGCCGACTCCCCTCGAGGCCCTGGCCACCGCCTAGCTCGCAGCTGCCCTTTCGGgctgccttcctccctgcctgGGTGCGAGGTCAGCCCTGTGTCCTGCCCGGCCCgtcctgctgcccctcaggaccCTGCCCCATCAAATAAAGGTGCCCTGAGGTGGCGAGGCGCTGGTTCCTGGGGGTGCGGGCGCAGGGGGTCAGGGAGCCCCCTGGGGCCTGCACTCTGGGCGCGGGTGGGGCCCCTGAATCTCAACAGGTGCAGCCGGCTCCCTAGAGGCCATCTCGGACGAGGCCCCTCTCCAACCACAGAACACTCCAGCTTCCAGGGCTGAGGGGCTGCGGCTCGGCCCCCACATCCTACCTGGAACCATGACCCAGGCCTTGAGCTCTGGGCCTGGAGGGCCCATGTTTAGGCagccagagtgctggcgccaTTACTGGCCCCTGGAGAGGCCCCCCCGCACCCCCCCGTGGTCTtggccagctcccctcccccttttccacTCTCCCACATGCAGGGTCTGCTCCtgggccaccccccaccccaagctgtgccccagccccgggcctcacccccagctctgccccagccctgggcctccctcccccccccccagctgtgccccagccctgggcctccctccacctcccccccagctctgccccagccctgggccacctcccaccccaagctgtgccccagccccagccctgggcctccctcccccccagctgtgccccagccccagccctgggcctcccccccccccctgttacccagccccagccctgggcctcccccccccccactgttacccagccccagccccggcctccctcccccccagctgtgccccagccctgggcctccctcccccccagctgtgccccagccccagccccgggcctccctcccccccagctgtgcccctgccctgggcctcccaccccccccaggctgtgccccagcccctgccctgggcctccctcccccccccagctgtgccccagccccagccctgggcctccctcacccccagctctgccccagccccagtcctgggcctccctcccccccagctgtgccccagccctgggcctccctcccccccccccagctgtgccccagccccagtcctgggcctccctccacctcccccccagctctgccccagccccagcagccccccccccactgtTCTCCCTCCGTCCACCCCTGCAGCcgggtccagctccctggtgcccAGTGTGGGCCGCCCACGCTGAGTCAGGGGGCCAGGCCCACTCCAACCCGCAACAGctccacaatattttttaagttttgtatttatttatttaacagggtgggggagaaacctcccacctgctggttcgctccccagttgcccacagcaGCAGCCGGGGCCTCCACCCACGGTGaccgttagcaggagctgggccccgGGGGGCAGCCGGGAGCGGGCAGGGTCCCTCGGGCTGCGCAGCAACGCCTGCCCCGTGCGCCCCGGTGCGCCGGTCACCACGCCCGCACGCAGCGGCTGAGAAcagcaagccggcgccgcgggaGTCACCGCGTCCCACACCGCAGCGCAGAGCAGGCGCAGCCCGCGCCTCGTTCCCGCTACCCGCGGTGCAGACCCGGGCGGCGGCAGCGCTGGGCCCGGCTCCCTCACTGCAGGCCGCGGTCAGCAAATAGACCCAGAGGGGCCAGCCCCGGGGGCCGGGGCAGCCCGAGCCCCCTGCCCGCCACCCCGCCCAAGGCTCGCCGCGCAGGTGCGCGCTCGGTCCCGCCCCGCCGGAGACCGCGAGCCTCGCCTCTCCGCACCGGAAGCGTGGCCGGCGGGGCTACTGCGCCTGCGTCGTGCGGCTGGGCTCCGAGGCCGCGGAGGGCCGCCCCGCCGGcaaggccccgccccgccggcaaGGCCCCGCCCCCGAGTCCTCGAAGGCTCCGCCCCGggaaggccccgccccgcgcaggCGCCCTAGGCCCGCAGCGCGGCCCGCGGCTTCCGAGCTGCCATGGTGCCGCCGCCGCTGTGCACGCTGCCGCCGGGCCCGGGGCCGCCCCGCTTCGTGTGCTGGTGCGAGGGCCAGGAGGGCGGGGACGAGGACGGCTTCACCCTCTGGTGAGTGGGGGGCTCCCGGGCGAGGGGCGGTGCGGGGAGCCCCGGGGACGGGCGGCCGCGTTGACAGCCCCTCTCGCCGCAGCGTGACGGACGGCGCGCGGCTCTGGAGCACCTGCTGGACGCCGGGCGGCCTGGCGGccctcgtgggtacaggggcccaggcggGGAGGGGGACCCCGCCCTGCCggcctgcctggcctggcaccCCAGGTGACTCGGGCTGGGTTCGGAGGGGCCCTGGTGACAAGGCTCTGTGCCCGTAGAAGGCGCGCTTGGGGCTGAGCGCGGCGGAGGACCTCGGCGCCCGGTTCAGGTGAGCCCGGTGCTGGGCAGGcgtgggcgggggggggcgggccTGGCGTGGACGCAGCCGGACGCTCTGTCTCCCAGGGCAGCCTGCCAGCAGCAAGCCGTGACCGTGACCCTGCAGGAGGAGGCGGCATCCCTGACGCTCCCCGGGGCGCCCTCCGCCCTGGCCTTTGAGCTCTCGGAGGTAGCCGGCCCAGAGGCAGCCCCCAGGCTGCAGGCGCTGACCCTGGGCCTGGCAGAGCGGGTGTGCAGCCTGGAGCGGCGGCTGGCAGGTGGGGACCCTCGTCACCCCCCGTAGGGGTCCCGTAGGTGCCGGTCCCCTGGCAGCTCCCGTAGTGACTCTGGTCCCCTCCCTCAGCCGCGGAGGAGTCGACCCCCAGCCCTAGGAAGAGCCCCCGGCCGGCGGGGCCTCAGCTCTTCCTACCAGGTGAGGCGTCGCCTGGGAAGTGGGTTGGGGCTGGAGCGGGCCGGGCGCAGGTCCGCGGAGAGGCCCCGGTATCGGGAACGGGCTGTTGCCCGGGTGCTGCTGGGTCCAGGATCCCCTGTCCCGTTTCCCCCTAGATCTGGATCCCCAGCGAGGTGGCCCTGGACAGGGAGTCCGCAGACGGTGTCCAGGGGAGTCCCTCATCAACCCCGGCTTCAAGAGgtacctgcccacccccaccctccccgcgCCCACGGTCCGGCCCAGCCGCTGCCTCCTCACCCCCTCTTCTCTCCCAGTAAGAAACCGGCCGGCGGTGTTGACTTTGACGAAGCCTGAAGTGACAGCGAAGTGTGGCTGTGCTTGGAGTCTGCCTGGGGGGTGGGCACCACCCTGGGAGCCCCCGCCACCCCCGGCCCatcctgctgcccctcaggaccCTGCCCCATCAAATAAAGGTGCCCTGAGGTGGCGAGGCGCTGGTTCCTGGGGGTGCTGGCGCAGGGGGTCAGGGAGCCCCCTGGGGCCTGCACTCTGGGCGCGGGTGGGGCCCCTGGATCTCAACAGGTGCAGCCGGCTCCCTAGAGGAGGCGCCGCCCatgtggccctgcaggtggtggagCCACCTCACACCCACCTGGTCCTCCCTCCCTGGCCAGCCCAGGTGCCGGGACGGCACAGCCAGGGCTCCCCACGGCTCGGAGCTCTGCTCTCAgcctcccaggccccgcccagcagAACATGGCCCCCCCACCCATAGGAGAATGCTCGCAGGAGGATGTGCTGAGCACACACGTGTTTGGAGGGCCATGGTGGGGCGGGGCAGCATCTGCACTGTGACCACcatgggggaggggatgggggaggggtccgggcctgcagcctgggcctggggaggaaTGCGGGCCCCACCCCtcggccgccccgccccggcctgaCTGGTTTGGGAGCCCAGTCCAGTCCCCCTGTGCTGGTGGCGCACTCATCTGGGCCGGAGCGCTGCCCTCGAGCTCCTGGGGTGGCAGCAATGGCCGAGGGTGggacacctgccccccccccagcttctGGGGCAGAGAGGCCTtcatggggcggggtggggcagggggctagCGGGGGTGCACGGCCGGCCGGTAGGCCGCCAGGATCTCGGCGCGGTGCGGGCAGGTGTACTTGAACTCCTTCTCCTGCTGCGCGTTGTCCAGGTAGCGGCGCACGCCCCGCAGCTCCGCGGGGATGGGCGCTTGGCGGAAGTGCGCGCATACGGCCTGCGGGTGGGTGCAGGGTGTGGTCAGAGCCTCTCCACGACCCGCGCCCGCCTCCCCGCCCGCCCTGGTCCCGGCTGCGGGCCCGGGCCGCTCACGTCCACGATGTGTAGCTTGGGCAGCAGGCCGCAGTCGGCCAGCGTGAGCTGGTCGCCGTCCAGGAAGCGGCGGCGCGATTCGCGCAGCTGCGGCTCCCGCGCCAGCTCGTGCTCCAGGGGCGCGCGCAGGTAGCCGTCCAGCCTGGCCAGAGCGCGCAGCAGCTGCTGGTACAGGGCTGCGGGCGCGGGCGCGGTGGGTGAGGGCCGGCCCGGGGCGCGCCCCGCCCTcgcccggcccccggcccgccTCACCTGCGTCGTGCGCGGGCACCGGGTTCTTGATGAAGGCGGAGAACTTGTGGAAGACGTCGTTACCCGCCGTGCTGGACTCCCCGTACCGCGGCGCCAGGCTGGGGAAGCTGCGGGCGTGGGGGGAACTCGGCTGACTCCCGCACGCCGCCCCAGGCGCCCTTCCCGCCCGGGCCTCGCGCGCCCCGCTCGGCGCTCACTCGGGCGGCCCCAGCGTCCGCTCCAGGAACTCCTCGATCTGCAGCGTGTCGGTCTTGGCGTCCCCGTCGTGCAACAGAACGGGCAGCTGCGAGCCTGGCGCGAAGTCCTTGAGGACGTCCATCgacctgcgggggggggggagaggctgGCCGAGGAGCGCGCAGGGGGTCGGGCGGGCctgcggcgcggcgcggcggggcTCACCTCCGCGTGTCCACCGTGGTGAGCGTGAAAGGCACCCCTTTCAGGAGCAGGACCATGAAGAGCCGCTGGCAGGACGGGCAGTGGCCGACGCTCTCGCCGTCCTCGCTCgcctgggtgggtggggcacAGCCAGCCGGGCTGGGAGCAGACCCAGGAATCTGCCGCCCGGCTGGGCGGGAGCCCGGGAGCCCGGCCCGGCTCTCCAAGTGTCAGCTGAGGGCCCTTGACTCGGTCCCTGTGAGGTGGGGGTCAGTCCAGGGCACCCCTGGAAGGGGAGGCGGGTGCCAGCCTCGGGGAacctgggcagggccagaggcTGGCGGCAAGGGTGAGGGGGACCCGGCCGGCTGTTTCCTAGGTGATTCACCCGGCAAACTGGGCACTGGGCTGGGCGCGCGCACGCTGGCTCCCGGATCCTGAGCtcggggaggggacagggcctgACAGCCCCCACTCAGATCTGGGTGTgacccctgctcctgcccaggcccGGTGACCCCAGGGTCCCGCCAGGCCTTCCCACAAAGGGGCCTAGCTCGAGGACCAAGGGTGGGAGTGGGACCGGGGCCACCCAGACTGCCTAGGGCTGCCTCCGCCCCCATGTGGctccccttcccccagcctcTGTGGGGTGCCCTGAACCCATGGTAGGAGCAGGGGCTCAGGCGGTGCTGGGGAGACCCAGCCCTCAGCAAGCTCCgcgccccccccagccccccagcccaccTTGACAAACAGCTGCAGCTTGGAGGTTTCGGCCATGGTGGAGCCGGGGCTTGGGGCACAGGGTGGGGCCCGCAGCTCTTTAAGGCCGCCTGgccgccccgccctccccgctCCTCGGCCCGCCCCCTGCAGCCACCTAGGCAGGCCGTGCCAGTGGCGCAGAGCTGGCCACCTGGGGGAcgtgaggccaggccaggctggctggggggggggggtgccagtgtgctggagggggtgggagagccCACCAGCCACAggcgtgctgggggcggggccgagccAGCCTGGGGGTGGCTCTGGGTCAGGGCTGTTGCCTCTCTTGCAGCAGCACCCCCGTGTTGGGACCCCCAGCCcagcggggtggggtgggagaaacGGCGGCCCTGGCCTCCATCTCCGTCTCCGTctcccgggagccaggagctcccttgcAGGAGACGCCCTCCCAGGACTGGGCTCCCCGGCTGGGCCCTCCCTGCTCGGGGTGGAGCTGCATTCCAGGCGTGCCCTGCTGGGCCGGGGAACCTGGCTTGGGTGTTCCCCCAGAGGGGGCCGAGGCAGGCGTCTCACTCTCAGCCTCGGAAAAGCAGCGCCAGGGAGTGGAAGCCCTACCCTTGGTGCGTGTGGCCCTGGGCTGGACTACAAGGACCGGGGAGGTGGGAGGCCTGCAGGTGCCCGCCTGCCCGCCGGCCCAGCCTCCAGCTCAGCTGCTGGCACCTGCTGTGAGCTCCCCGGGGAGGCGCGGTGCAACCCAGTGGCCAGCGTAGGACCGGCCCGGCTGCCTTCCCCTCCCTCGGGCGCTGTGGTGCCGGGCTGTCGGGGACAGTGTGGCCCAGGTGGCGCCACTCCCACCCACTCAGCCACCAGCCTGCTTGCCAGGGAACGGTCCCCGGCAGGGCCCCTGTGGCTGTCCCAGGTGGCCCACGCCCCAGCACCCGTCATCTGACCCCATGCTGGCCAGGGCTCCTGGGCACAGGCAGAGGAGGGTCTCGGAAGCCGCCGTGTGGGGCTCCAGCATCCTTTGAGCCCCGAGTTCCCCTGCCCCTCTGTTGTCCCCTTCCACTCCCAGGGCCGGTCTTTGGGGTGGCCAGGGGCTCTCCCCTGGAGAAGCCCTCGCACACCTGCCGGTGGTCCCCATGTCCACGCCTCTGTGCAGGCGCCCTCACAGCTCCCTAAGCAAAACCATGAGGTGGACAGGATAGGGAGGGAGCAGGCGCATCGCTGCCCCGGCGCTGTCAGCTGTGCAGTGCTGTCCACCCGGCTGGGACCGCAGTGTCCTTCAGAGGTGGTCAGGTTAGCCTGTGAGGGCTGACCCAGTGACGGGGCCCTCCAGGCGCAGGGGTTtgcacacaggcgcaggggcagGCGTCCGTGCAGCGAGGGTGCTGTGTGAGCAGGGGCGAGTCTCCCTCCCGGCCCTCGGAAGGACCCAGCGCTGCCCCCCAGCACCGCCCCACCACAGATCTCTGCTGTTTCAGGCTCCAGactgtggggcgggggcggggcaggaagaCGGAGGCACCATCGTGAGCCAGTGGAATCCGCAGACAGTGACCATCCAAAGGCGGCCCCTGCTCCATGGCGGATGAGCCACCCTGCCTGGACCACGGCCCTAAGGGGAGCCGGAGCGGGCAGGCACTGAGGCTCGGCAgagctccacttcccgtccagctctctgctacggcctggcaaagcaggagggtggcccaggtgctgcggctcctgcgcccgcgtgggagacccggatacggctcctggcccaggccgggccattgcagccatctggggagcgaccCGGGGGATGGAtgagctctccctccctctgtcgctctttcaaacaaatcagtcTTCAAAGAGGAAAAAGGGGAGGAGGACCAGAGCTCGGGTCCATGTCCACATCCctcaccgggggggggggggggcttgcagGAGCGGCTCAGGCCGAGGAGACTCCGCGGCacggctgcagtgccggccccacccttCTGGTCAGTGCTGCTGTCCCCAGTCACCTTGTGCAGCAGGTGCATGGCTGACCCCAGGTGTGGGTCAGTGTGGGGACAAGGTCCCAGcagccccggccctgcctgcacggctccctgggctctgccccaggccctcctgcctgcccaggggcTCCGGCGTCCAGACAGGCAGCAACCAGGCGAGATGGAATGCAGGCGGGCACAGCCCCCCCCACTCAGCCCCCGGGGGGTAACCTGCCCCTGTGGGGCCCCAGGGAATGTCGGGGCGACTGCCTTGGGCTCCACACCTGGGCCCTGGCAGAGCTGCTGCCCTGTGCGGCTCACTGGGGGACAGCCAGCCCCTGGCAGGCAAGCACATGGACACCCAGggcttttctgtttatttattgaaaacaaaCATCTGTGCGCTATGTACAGGTCCAGCTCCCAGGTGGGGGAGGTCGGCAGGGGCCAAGCTGGGGGAgcggaggcaggaggaagggctggggcagggcctgggcccccaccTGTTCGGAGGGGGCAGCTTCTCCACACtgctccacctgccctgccccgccccaccccaccccccagggcagCCACCTGCAGAGCAGGGCCAGGTGAGACCACCCAGCCTGAGCGAGGCCCGGCCCCACCCCTCCGCCAGGGTCAGAGAAGCCGGTAAAGGTTGGGGAGCGCCCGGAGCAGCCCAGGTCACCCCAGGGcggtgggcagagct from Oryctolagus cuniculus chromosome 1, mOryCun1.1, whole genome shotgun sequence includes these protein-coding regions:
- the PAXX gene encoding protein PAXX isoform X1, whose translation is MVPPPLCTLPPGPGPPRFVCWCEGQEGGDEDGFTLCVTDGARLWSTCWTPGGLAALVEGALGAERGGGPRRPVQPRRSRPPALGRAPGRRGLSSSYQIWIPSEVALDRESADGVQGSPSSTPASRVRNRPAVLTLTKPEVTAKCGCAWSLPGGWAPPWEPPPPPAHPAAPQDPAPSNKGALRWRGAGSWGCWRRGSGSPLGPALWARVGPLDLNRCSRLPRGGAAHVALQVVEPPHTHLVLPPWPAQVPGRHSQGSPRLGALLSASQAPPSRTWPPHP
- the PAXX gene encoding protein PAXX isoform X2, whose amino-acid sequence is MVPPPLCTLPPGPGPPRFVCWCEGQEGGDEDGFTLCVTDGARLWSTCWTPGGLAALKARLGLSAAEDLGARFRAACQQQAVTVTLQEEAASLTLPGAPSALAFELSEVAGPEAAPRLQALTLGLAERVCSLERRLAAAEESTPSPRKSPRPAGPQLFLPDLDPQRGGPGQGVRRRCPGESLINPGFKSKKPAGGVDFDEA
- the CLIC3 gene encoding chloride intracellular channel protein 3 gives rise to the protein MAETSKLQLFVKASEDGESVGHCPSCQRLFMVLLLKGVPFTLTTVDTRRSMDVLKDFAPGSQLPVLLHDGDAKTDTLQIEEFLERTLGPPDFPSLAPRYGESSTAGNDVFHKFSAFIKNPVPAHDAALYQQLLRALARLDGYLRAPLEHELAREPQLRESRRRFLDGDQLTLADCGLLPKLHIVDAVCAHFRQAPIPAELRGVRRYLDNAQQEKEFKYTCPHRAEILAAYRPAVHPR